A region from the Spirochaetae bacterium HGW-Spirochaetae-1 genome encodes:
- a CDS encoding AMP-dependent synthetase, producing the protein MAAKNVPWKKEYRLVGIPSTFAPYTDKPVYDILAENARKYRKNGLVQLSYKMTYPELKDKVDRLATAFFNMGLKKGDRVATILPTSIQFILADYAISRAGLVHIPCSSLEPADTLEHKLKEGTPRAIIAMAGHVDVISILTKRIDIDFIILTKLDDYGTTLADLQEYEETYKFANVRFTTWMTELIKKNSPEPPEVEYDVVNDVETLLFTGGTTGVPKGCMLTHRNIFANSVQNLHALGQIGLVARGGISVLLSLPFFHSYGHVIMHAMMLYGFNLLLVPEPRDTKGMADMIKEHFPVLQIGVPVQFMNLAREELKGYAMLGISGSAPLAEGTQKEFEEKTGGGIMEGYGLSEMSPVSHLNTSILTRIIGGRTPLMIVCNFLRIPGVGPVINTFIRLMGTRLFGKMFTKILGLQFRLTANSGKKGKKTKEKRGTIGVPFPDTEVKIIDVDTQRELSWEEMLTGKTGEMLLRGPQRMLGYWPDAGSGIDEDGYIHTSDVVRIDERGYFYIVDRTKDMIIVSGYKVYSREVDDILNSHTYVEMAATIGIPDPDREGSERVAVYIQPREEFRAVITEAEVMEFLKSKIAKYALPKYLKIVDELPLTEVQKINKKLLRQWAVDDFLGKINVN; encoded by the coding sequence ATGGCCGCCAAGAATGTACCATGGAAAAAAGAATATCGATTGGTGGGAATTCCTTCTACTTTTGCTCCGTATACGGACAAGCCTGTCTATGACATACTTGCGGAAAATGCGAGAAAGTACAGGAAGAATGGACTTGTCCAGTTAAGCTATAAGATGACGTACCCCGAATTGAAGGATAAGGTTGACCGTCTGGCTACGGCTTTTTTTAATATGGGCCTGAAAAAAGGTGATCGGGTCGCCACCATACTTCCCACATCCATCCAGTTCATACTTGCCGACTATGCCATATCGCGGGCCGGTCTTGTGCATATCCCCTGCAGTTCGCTTGAACCAGCCGATACACTGGAACACAAACTGAAGGAGGGGACGCCGCGCGCAATAATAGCTATGGCCGGCCATGTCGATGTTATATCCATCCTTACTAAAAGAATCGATATAGATTTTATTATTCTGACAAAGCTCGATGATTACGGAACGACTCTGGCAGACCTTCAGGAATATGAGGAGACATACAAATTCGCCAATGTGAGATTCACAACTTGGATGACGGAGCTTATTAAAAAGAATTCTCCCGAACCCCCCGAGGTTGAATACGATGTGGTGAATGATGTAGAGACGCTTTTATTTACCGGCGGTACAACGGGAGTTCCCAAGGGGTGCATGCTGACGCACCGGAATATTTTTGCCAATTCGGTACAGAACCTTCATGCCCTGGGGCAGATCGGTCTGGTAGCAAGGGGCGGGATATCAGTGCTCCTTTCTCTTCCTTTTTTCCATTCATATGGCCACGTTATCATGCATGCTATGATGTTGTACGGTTTCAATCTTCTTCTTGTTCCCGAACCAAGAGATACAAAGGGAATGGCTGACATGATAAAGGAACACTTCCCCGTGCTTCAGATCGGCGTGCCAGTCCAGTTCATGAATCTGGCCCGGGAAGAGCTTAAGGGATACGCCATGCTGGGAATATCGGGATCGGCTCCCCTTGCCGAAGGAACGCAGAAGGAGTTCGAGGAGAAGACCGGAGGCGGGATCATGGAAGGTTACGGTCTTTCCGAGATGTCGCCCGTGTCGCATCTCAATACCTCCATTCTGACCAGGATCATCGGTGGAAGGACGCCATTGATGATTGTTTGCAATTTTCTGCGTATTCCGGGAGTCGGGCCTGTGATTAACACTTTTATTCGATTGATGGGTACGCGCCTGTTCGGGAAAATGTTTACGAAGATTCTCGGCCTGCAGTTCAGGCTTACGGCGAACAGCGGTAAAAAAGGCAAAAAAACAAAGGAAAAAAGGGGGACTATCGGCGTTCCGTTCCCCGACACGGAAGTGAAAATAATTGATGTGGATACGCAGCGCGAATTGTCATGGGAGGAGATGCTGACGGGGAAAACCGGGGAAATGCTCCTGCGGGGGCCTCAACGCATGCTGGGTTACTGGCCTGATGCGGGAAGCGGAATTGACGAAGATGGATATATCCATACCAGTGATGTCGTGCGAATCGATGAGCGGGGATATTTCTACATTGTGGACAGGACCAAGGATATGATTATCGTTTCGGGCTACAAGGTCTACTCGCGCGAGGTTGATGATATTCTTAACAGTCATACCTACGTGGAGATGGCTGCTACTATCGGTATACCCGATCCTGATCGTGAAGGGAGCGAAAGGGTGGCCGTATATATTCAGCCCCGGGAGGAATTCAGAGCGGTTATCACC
- a CDS encoding sterol-binding protein: MATLPTVPADTSVADLLSKLMPGIVEDLLAKNSAAQELSGTQISMVVEVNGEKYAYTLKDGKSLLFTKGDISGSNMYIKITEDDLNKMIQTQNLDMLFGLQSDLNKSKYNALNSLKGSFTAEIANEDGYTFKIEAVLNGAQQPHSIFKMSAKDTAALMRKDTNPVNLFMSGAMKIEGDMSFAMATQPLFS, from the coding sequence ATGGCTACACTACCAACAGTACCAGCGGATACGAGCGTTGCCGATCTGCTTTCAAAACTTATGCCGGGCATAGTGGAAGACCTGCTCGCCAAGAACAGCGCGGCTCAGGAACTTTCAGGTACACAAATATCCATGGTTGTTGAGGTAAACGGCGAAAAATACGCTTACACGCTGAAGGACGGAAAATCATTGTTGTTTACCAAAGGAGATATTTCCGGCTCAAATATGTATATCAAAATAACCGAGGATGACCTCAACAAAATGATCCAGACTCAGAATCTTGACATGCTCTTCGGTCTTCAGAGCGATCTCAACAAATCAAAATACAATGCCCTTAATTCTCTCAAGGGAAGTTTTACTGCAGAAATAGCCAATGAAGACGGCTACACCTTCAAAATTGAAGCTGTACTCAACGGTGCACAGCAGCCTCATTCAATATTCAAGATGAGTGCAAAGGATACCGCCGCTCTTATGAGAAAAGACACGAATCCCGTTAATCTTTTCATGTCCGGTGCAATGAAGATTGAAGGCGATATGAGTTTCGCCATGGCTACGCAGCCCCTGTTTTCATAG
- a CDS encoding acyl-CoA dehydrogenase, producing the protein MISFDLSEEQVMMKETISQLVKNNILDNAHNMDENKDLPSEFLQKFWGLGIPASNIPEAYGGFGMDSSPSMNAIVLEELACGDMSFAIAATLPLLFALTVSEMGTEDQKSKYLPSFCSEKYFPATAAVNEMRFGFDASRPATTAVKKNGSYIINGGKCFVPLADSAELMLVAASCDNKADLFIVEKDAPGVAVQEREKNLGLYALATNEVTFKDCEIPAENRLGGDQGCNFNLFLQKSRIALSAIGTGISRASYEYAKSYARERKQFGEPIASRQSIAFMIAEMAYEVDAMRLLTWKAASALENGKDAQRESYLAKLYAGDMTMKITDYGVQILGGHGYVRDHPVERYYRNGRGIAILEGMALV; encoded by the coding sequence ATTATAAGCTTCGACCTGTCTGAAGAACAGGTCATGATGAAGGAAACAATAAGCCAGCTGGTCAAGAACAACATACTGGATAATGCCCACAATATGGATGAAAACAAGGATTTGCCATCGGAATTTCTCCAGAAATTCTGGGGCCTGGGCATACCGGCATCGAACATTCCCGAGGCATACGGCGGATTCGGCATGGACTCATCACCATCCATGAACGCCATTGTCCTGGAAGAGCTGGCATGCGGCGACATGTCCTTTGCCATCGCGGCAACCCTTCCCCTCTTATTCGCCCTGACTGTATCGGAAATGGGAACGGAGGATCAGAAAAGTAAATATCTCCCTTCGTTTTGTTCAGAAAAATATTTCCCTGCCACAGCGGCAGTCAATGAAATGCGTTTCGGTTTCGATGCCTCTCGACCCGCCACAACAGCGGTGAAAAAAAATGGTTCTTATATCATAAACGGCGGAAAATGTTTTGTACCGCTGGCGGATAGTGCTGAACTCATGCTCGTTGCCGCTTCCTGTGACAATAAAGCTGATCTCTTCATTGTCGAAAAAGACGCGCCGGGAGTAGCCGTCCAGGAACGGGAAAAAAACCTGGGACTTTATGCATTGGCCACCAATGAAGTTACATTCAAGGACTGCGAAATCCCCGCAGAAAACAGGCTCGGAGGCGATCAGGGATGCAACTTCAATCTCTTCCTGCAGAAATCACGGATCGCACTCTCGGCCATAGGCACGGGAATATCCCGGGCATCTTATGAGTATGCGAAAAGCTACGCAAGGGAACGCAAGCAATTCGGGGAGCCCATAGCCAGCAGGCAGAGCATCGCTTTTATGATAGCCGAGATGGCGTATGAAGTGGATGCCATGCGGCTTCTTACATGGAAAGCCGCTTCCGCCCTGGAAAACGGAAAAGACGCGCAGCGGGAATCCTATCTCGCCAAACTCTACGCCGGCGACATGACGATGAAAATTACCGACTACGGCGTCCAGATCCTGGGCGGGCACGGCTATGTCCGGGACCATCCCGTTGAACGCTATTACCGGAACGGCCGGGGGATAGCGATACTGGAAGGGATGGCCCTCGTTTAA
- a CDS encoding acyl-CoA dehydrogenase yields MINLETPDYINNMRSSMNNLAKGVLRPIARKYDESEHAYPTELEMFRNIKVMGRPKKKKDGEQASPDKGNGKPKRGMNLGTVVTIEEMCWGDAGLLLSLPNSGLGNAAIAAVATDEQLEKFGDKWAAMAITEPGSGSDSGSITTTAKLEGDEWVLNGEKIFVTCADRCDVVVVWATVDKSAGKSAIKSFIVEKDRPGFKLEHLEHKLGIRSSDTGTFVLDNCRIPKGNILGDPEVKTSTDGFKGVMKTFDNTRPMVASMAVGIARAALDFTREKLEENGFVLDYSKNLNNVSSMEKEFYTMEANLEAMRMLTWRAAWMADNEKFNNVEASMAKAKSGRYGTLITQKCCELLGPLGFSQQYLAEKWMRDSKIMDIFEGTGQIQHLIIARNVLEMSSSELK; encoded by the coding sequence ATGATTAATCTGGAAACACCCGACTATATCAATAACATGCGCAGCAGCATGAACAATCTCGCAAAGGGAGTCCTTCGGCCCATCGCGAGAAAATATGATGAGAGCGAACACGCCTATCCCACGGAACTGGAAATGTTCCGCAACATCAAGGTGATGGGGCGTCCGAAAAAGAAGAAGGACGGAGAGCAGGCAAGCCCCGACAAGGGCAATGGCAAACCCAAGCGGGGCATGAACCTGGGAACCGTGGTAACTATCGAAGAAATGTGCTGGGGTGACGCAGGACTCCTTTTGTCCCTCCCCAACTCCGGCCTGGGCAACGCGGCCATAGCCGCCGTGGCCACGGACGAACAGCTTGAAAAATTCGGCGACAAATGGGCAGCCATGGCCATAACCGAACCCGGATCGGGATCCGATTCCGGCTCTATCACAACAACGGCAAAACTGGAAGGCGATGAATGGGTCCTCAACGGTGAAAAAATATTCGTCACCTGTGCAGACCGCTGCGATGTCGTGGTGGTATGGGCCACGGTGGACAAAAGTGCCGGAAAATCCGCCATTAAATCTTTCATAGTCGAGAAGGATCGCCCCGGATTCAAACTGGAACACCTGGAACACAAACTGGGAATCCGGTCCTCCGACACAGGCACCTTTGTCCTTGACAACTGCAGAATACCGAAAGGCAACATTCTGGGCGATCCCGAGGTAAAAACAAGCACCGACGGATTCAAGGGCGTCATGAAGACCTTCGACAACACCAGGCCCATGGTGGCCTCCATGGCCGTCGGCATAGCCCGCGCCGCCCTGGACTTTACCAGGGAAAAACTTGAAGAAAACGGATTCGTACTCGATTACAGTAAAAACCTCAATAACGTGAGCAGCATGGAAAAGGAATTCTACACCATGGAAGCGAACCTGGAAGCGATGCGGATGCTGACCTGGCGCGCGGCATGGATGGCGGACAATGAAAAATTCAACAACGTTGAAGCATCCATGGCCAAGGCCAAATCGGGAAGGTATGGCACGCTCATAACACAGAAGTGCTGTGAACTCCTGGGCCCCCTGGGCTTCTCTCAGCAGTACCTTGCCGAGAAGTGGATGAGGGACAGCAAGATAATGGACATCTTCGAAGGAACAGGTCAGATTCAGCATCTTATTATTGCACGCAACGTTCTGGAAATGTCCAGCAGCGAGCTAAAATAA
- a CDS encoding 3-hydroxybutyryl-CoA dehydrogenase has product MDVSNVKKIAIIGSGAMGHGIAQVCAMAGYEVVMKDIKQEFLDNAVVKVKESLQFLVSKGKMAQDQFDTITTKLLKTSLDTKEAITGAQIILEAVPEIMDLKKKVFKELSDLAPEDVILVTNTSTMSISDIGSVVKNQARFAGMHFFNPVNRMKLVELIYGDKTDHATIDLLFAVSQKIDKIPIKVLKDRPGFIVNRISAPNQALLSAILDEGKVKPEQVDGKMKKMGVKMAPFETADFVGIDVFCHTLEYYEKTLSPQYKPGKFLTGLIKDNKLGMKSGQGIYQWSNGKAAIPEGEDTDEITPIHFMAIQVNEAVKVFKEGLAESVQAIDDGVKFGMNAFAGPFALASGMPPQQLADALNYLVDRFKLDLFKPEPEIIDGSFKTLGR; this is encoded by the coding sequence ATGGACGTCAGTAACGTAAAAAAAATTGCCATTATCGGATCAGGGGCCATGGGTCACGGCATAGCACAGGTGTGCGCCATGGCCGGTTACGAAGTGGTGATGAAAGACATCAAGCAGGAATTTCTTGACAATGCTGTAGTCAAGGTCAAAGAAAGTCTGCAGTTTCTCGTATCCAAAGGGAAAATGGCACAGGATCAGTTTGATACGATCACTACAAAGCTCTTGAAAACATCACTGGATACTAAAGAAGCAATCACCGGTGCCCAGATCATACTTGAAGCGGTTCCGGAGATTATGGACCTGAAGAAAAAGGTCTTTAAGGAGCTGTCAGATCTCGCTCCGGAAGATGTTATTCTGGTAACCAACACATCCACCATGAGCATCTCCGATATCGGGTCCGTTGTAAAAAACCAGGCCCGTTTCGCCGGTATGCATTTCTTCAATCCGGTAAACCGCATGAAACTGGTTGAACTGATCTATGGCGACAAAACCGATCATGCCACCATTGATCTCCTTTTTGCCGTCTCGCAGAAAATAGACAAGATACCCATCAAGGTACTGAAAGACCGTCCGGGATTCATCGTGAACAGGATAAGCGCCCCCAACCAGGCTCTCCTGAGCGCCATACTCGATGAAGGTAAAGTGAAGCCGGAACAGGTTGACGGAAAAATGAAAAAAATGGGAGTCAAAATGGCGCCCTTTGAAACGGCCGACTTTGTCGGTATAGATGTTTTCTGTCACACCCTGGAATATTATGAAAAAACCCTTTCACCGCAATACAAACCGGGCAAATTTCTCACCGGTCTTATAAAAGACAACAAGCTGGGGATGAAATCGGGCCAGGGAATTTATCAGTGGTCAAACGGAAAGGCCGCAATTCCTGAAGGCGAAGATACAGATGAAATAACGCCCATCCACTTCATGGCGATCCAGGTCAATGAAGCTGTGAAGGTCTTCAAGGAAGGACTAGCCGAATCGGTTCAGGCCATCGATGACGGTGTGAAATTCGGCATGAATGCCTTTGCCGGCCCCTTTGCACTGGCTTCGGGCATGCCGCCCCAACAGCTTGCCGACGCCCTTAATTATCTTGTGGATCGCTTCAAGCTTGATTTATTTAAGCCGGAACCCGAGATAATCGACGGCTCTTTTAAAACTTTAGGCCGATAA
- a CDS encoding crotonase codes for MSDAILFEQKDNIGIITINKPKANQLSHEVFEGIRRRLDGLELDKSVRVVIITGTGDKSFCAGADLSSGFGDYNAVDFLKRGQDVWNKVEDFSKPIIAAMNGHALGGGLELAMACHFRFMKKGARAGLTETNLGIMPGYGGTLRLPRLVGRPKAIEMMLLGKQIEAEEALAIGLVNRICEEGKLMEECIEFATELAGRPPLSVKAILKTLSLSASVSPEQQLKIEREELARLFTTKDMQEGMTSFFQKRKPEFKGE; via the coding sequence ATGTCCGACGCAATACTTTTCGAACAAAAGGACAACATCGGAATTATAACGATAAACAAGCCCAAGGCGAACCAGTTGAGCCATGAGGTCTTTGAGGGAATACGCCGACGCCTGGACGGCCTTGAACTGGACAAGAGTGTCCGCGTAGTAATCATAACCGGGACAGGTGACAAGAGTTTCTGTGCCGGTGCGGACCTCTCCAGCGGTTTCGGCGATTATAACGCCGTGGATTTTCTGAAGCGGGGACAGGACGTATGGAATAAGGTAGAAGATTTTTCAAAACCGATAATTGCCGCAATGAACGGACATGCCCTGGGCGGCGGTCTTGAGCTGGCAATGGCCTGTCACTTCAGATTTATGAAAAAAGGCGCGCGCGCGGGTCTTACCGAGACCAACCTGGGCATCATGCCCGGGTACGGCGGTACGCTCAGACTGCCGCGCCTTGTGGGACGGCCAAAGGCTATAGAGATGATGCTTCTTGGAAAACAAATAGAAGCGGAAGAGGCCCTGGCTATCGGGCTCGTCAACCGGATCTGTGAAGAGGGAAAACTCATGGAAGAATGCATTGAGTTTGCCACGGAACTGGCGGGGCGTCCTCCCCTGTCGGTTAAGGCTATTCTTAAAACGCTTTCTTTGAGCGCCTCGGTGTCACCTGAGCAGCAACTCAAGATTGAACGCGAGGAACTGGCACGTCTCTTTACAACCAAAGACATGCAGGAGGGAATGACCTCCTTTTTCCAAAAACGAAAACCCGAATTCAAGGGAGAATAA
- a CDS encoding aldehyde ferredoxin oxidoreductase has protein sequence MQEITGTSNKILEVDLTMQTFTVADISDKDRRMYLGGKGIGLKLLYDRLQPGIDPLGEDNIFILAMGVFMGTGVPCSGRFEAITKSPLTGTMVTASCGGPFGMALKTSGWDAMVIRGKARNPVYLAVDSKGVRFKPAGSIWGKNTEKAEEHLLKEGSGAMVIGQAGENLVRYANIRSGHRFLGRGGMGAVLGSKNLKGIVAAGKEFKMAPVNVKKFEKLNRQFLKYINQNAITAGSFRSYGTNANLNLSNAAGILPVRNFTGGTHGSAYKISGEAMAENFNTKFDTCKPCSILCGHKGTIEGEERHIPEYETITLLGSNLEIFDPVLISRWNELCSEYGMDTISTGGTLAWAMEATEKGLIKTGLKFGNPDGVSEMIKDIALRRGIGRDLALGSALASKKYGGEDFAMHVKGMELPGYDPRGCFGQGLSYATANRGGCHLSSYVLSLEAFLGMADPHALRWKPFMVKFLENTFAAVNSLHICQFTAFAVFLEPPLIKATPTFLIKILNQNISLLALNLMDVSLWPELWHAILGKRYIPYLSMLKFSKAGERVHVLERYMNTREGISRKDDTLPRRLLTEGRKCDAGEKTVPLEPMLKKYYRLRGYDANGIPKKRTLRRLGITVQ, from the coding sequence ATGCAGGAGATTACAGGCACCAGCAATAAGATTCTTGAAGTTGATCTCACCATGCAGACATTCACCGTTGCCGATATCAGCGATAAAGACCGCCGCATGTACCTGGGCGGCAAGGGCATAGGCCTCAAACTGCTCTATGACCGGCTTCAGCCCGGCATTGATCCCCTGGGCGAGGATAATATATTCATACTCGCCATGGGCGTATTCATGGGCACGGGAGTGCCCTGCTCCGGCCGGTTCGAGGCCATTACCAAGTCACCCCTCACGGGTACCATGGTGACCGCGTCATGCGGAGGCCCCTTCGGTATGGCGCTCAAGACATCGGGATGGGACGCCATGGTGATCCGGGGGAAAGCCAGGAACCCCGTTTATCTTGCCGTGGATTCAAAGGGTGTCCGGTTTAAACCAGCCGGGAGCATCTGGGGGAAAAACACTGAAAAGGCCGAAGAGCACCTGCTGAAAGAAGGATCGGGGGCCATGGTCATAGGCCAGGCCGGCGAAAATCTGGTGCGCTATGCCAACATCCGTTCCGGTCACCGTTTCCTGGGAAGAGGCGGCATGGGCGCGGTCCTGGGGTCCAAGAACCTCAAGGGCATCGTGGCCGCGGGAAAGGAATTTAAAATGGCCCCGGTCAATGTAAAAAAGTTCGAGAAATTAAACAGGCAGTTTCTGAAATACATCAACCAGAACGCCATAACGGCCGGTTCCTTTCGTTCCTACGGAACTAATGCCAACCTTAACCTGTCCAACGCGGCGGGGATATTACCGGTGAGAAATTTCACCGGCGGCACACACGGCTCGGCTTACAAGATTTCCGGCGAGGCCATGGCCGAAAATTTTAACACAAAGTTCGATACCTGCAAGCCCTGTTCCATTCTCTGCGGCCACAAGGGAACCATCGAAGGAGAAGAACGCCACATTCCCGAATACGAAACCATCACACTCCTGGGCTCAAACCTGGAAATTTTCGATCCCGTACTCATCTCACGTTGGAACGAACTATGCTCGGAGTACGGCATGGATACCATATCCACGGGCGGCACCCTGGCATGGGCCATGGAGGCCACGGAAAAAGGCCTCATTAAAACCGGCCTGAAATTCGGAAATCCCGACGGCGTATCGGAGATGATAAAAGATATCGCACTGCGAAGAGGTATCGGCAGGGACCTGGCCCTGGGTTCGGCCCTGGCCTCAAAAAAATACGGGGGTGAGGATTTTGCCATGCATGTCAAGGGCATGGAACTGCCGGGCTATGACCCCAGGGGATGTTTCGGTCAGGGGCTGTCCTATGCCACGGCAAATCGCGGCGGGTGCCATTTATCCTCATACGTTCTGTCCCTGGAAGCCTTCCTGGGAATGGCCGATCCCCATGCCCTGCGATGGAAACCCTTCATGGTTAAATTCCTCGAGAACACCTTCGCCGCCGTGAACTCGCTCCATATTTGCCAGTTTACGGCATTCGCGGTATTCCTTGAACCGCCTCTCATCAAGGCAACACCCACTTTTCTTATAAAAATACTGAACCAGAATATTTCCCTGCTGGCCCTGAACCTCATGGATGTAAGCCTCTGGCCCGAACTCTGGCATGCTATTCTGGGCAAGCGATACATACCCTACCTGAGTATGCTGAAGTTCAGCAAAGCCGGTGAACGGGTCCACGTTCTCGAGCGTTACATGAATACCCGCGAGGGAATATCCAGAAAGGATGACACCCTCCCCCGCCGTTTGCTTACCGAGGGAAGGAAATGCGATGCCGGAGAGAAGACCGTGCCGCTTGAGCCCATGCTGAAAAAATATTACCGTCTGAGGGGATATGATGCCAACGGCATTCCGAAAAAACGTACCCTCCG